A window from Ruminiclostridium josui JCM 17888 encodes these proteins:
- a CDS encoding helix-turn-helix domain-containing protein, translating to MAARMRTIKQVAEYYKEKDPGTCVTEWFLREIIRKGKFKCHLAGKKYIINLDALETWLNSPPDQVDEKTQQYGQIRRI from the coding sequence ATGGCAGCACGTATGCGTACAATCAAGCAGGTAGCCGAGTACTATAAGGAAAAAGACCCAGGTACCTGTGTGACCGAATGGTTTTTACGGGAGATAATTCGAAAAGGCAAATTCAAATGTCATCTCGCAGGCAAAAAATATATCATCAATCTTGATGCTCTTGAAACGTGGTTGAATAGTCCGCCTGATCAAGTAGATGAAAAAACTCAGCAATATGGTCAGATAAGAAGAATATAG
- a CDS encoding helix-turn-helix domain-containing protein has translation MLTQRSLLTKSEVAKMLRISNPTLNKLMKETDMPCTKIGHKYVFSSQLVNDWLLKRSLEKKDVIV, from the coding sequence ATGCTTACACAAAGAAGTCTCCTTACTAAGTCGGAAGTTGCAAAAATGTTAAGAATTTCGAATCCAACTCTCAATAAGCTCATGAAGGAAACTGATATGCCTTGTACAAAAATTGGACATAAGTATGTTTTTTCAAGTCAGCTTGTAAATGATTGGCTTTTAAAAAGATCTTTAGAGAAAAAAGATGTGATTGTATAA